In Sphingobacterium sp. SYP-B4668, the sequence CTACCTACGCCCGTGTTAATGTGTAGAAGTACTCGGAATCAGGAAATTCACACCCGTCTGTACTGCAGTACCTGCAAATCTATTTTTAGCTCCAAAATTCTGCGTGACCCTCAACATCAGGCCCACGCGCATGGGTTTCAACCAATATGATCCAAAAGCACCTATTCCAGCAATACGATCGGACGCAAACCCTCCATTGGTACCTTTGTCATCACTGACCTGTGTCAAATAATGTCCAAATACTCCTATTTCATCACCTCTTTTATCCAACAAATAAGATCCACCAACATCCACGGAAAAGTGGCTTCCTTCTTTAAAATCAGTATCTTTTTGCCATTGGTTGACCTCCAACGTCGTCGCAACACTGACGCTTACTTTTGGAATAGGCTTCATTTTTCCGGCGACACGCATATTATGGGACCAGTACCCATGTCCTCCATTATCTAAATCATGTGGCTTATAGCGCCCTGTGGGTGCCCAAACTCCATAATTGACAGCATAACTAAACTTACCCTTGGTCCAGGATAACCATACCGGTTGAATATACATATCACCAATGCCAAGACTTTTGTTCGTAAATACATAGTTACCAGACCCGGTCTGGCTAGCGTAATAATCCAAAGCAATGTTAGCCGTAGGGCTATTCAGGGTGGGAATAATCATCATCCCCCAGTCTGCGCCCAGGATCTTGCCTTTACCACCATAAATAGCCATAAGAATAAAAGAATGGGTCTTGACATTCTGCTTTATATTCAATTCGGTCGGGTTGTCTGGAGCTGGATTTATTAATTGGTCCGAACGATCCCCGGCTGCATTGTAATAATTCATATCAGCAAAGCCGTACCATACGGGGATAATCCACCCTGGATGTGGAGCAAAATAGTCATTAGGGTTAAGCGAAGAACCTGTATAATGACCTTGCGCAAATAGCTGCGAGTTGCATAATAAAGCAACTACAAAGAAGTATATTTTTTTCATCTGTAAATATTTTTTTTGATGAGTCTGTGATCGTTAATATTCGAAGTTGCCTTGTATTATAAACTGGAGATTTTAAACATGGATCGTTTTCATTAGATTACATTTAGTTACGAAGATAGACCGTCTTACCTTCTTTGATCGTCTCCAATACTTTAATATCCCTCATTTTTAAAGGGTCGATAGTGAGGGGATTCTGATCTAAAACAACAAGATCAGCAAGCTTACCGGCCTTGAGTGACCCTTTGGAATCTTCCTCATGATACTGATATGCGGCATTGATGGTAATGGCCTTAAGCGCATTCATTGCGCTTATTCGTTCATCTGGCCCGAGAATTCGACCGGAGCGAGTCTTCCGATTAACTGCTGAATACATAGCCGTAATCAAATCTGGCGGAGTGACTGGAGAATCGTGATGCATAGTAAACAAGATACCTGCCTTGATTGCAGATTGAGCAGGGCTTATAAAGGCTGCACGCTCTGGTCCAAACACACTCGAGTAATGCCAGTCCCCCCATAGGTAGACATGCGTTGAAAAATAGGAAGGGATAACACCGATATCCTTAATCTTTTGGATATGATCGGGACGACTATTCTGTACATGGATCAGCGTAGCGCGCAATTCGGGTCTATATATCCCTTCATCCTTAAGTTGCTTTATCACACGAATGGCTTGATCGATAGCCGCATCGCCATTGACATGCATCTGCGCGGTGATATTATTACTAAAAAGGGTTTTCAAATCGTTATACAAGGTAGTGTCTTCAAAAATAGGAAAACCTTTGTAGTCAGCCCCTTTTCCCTCAGGAGGGACCAAGTAGGGTTGCGTGAGCCACGCAGTCTTCCCTTGCGGGGATCCATCATCCGAAAACTTGAAACCTCCTAATTTCAATCGATCTTTATAAACCATGTACTCAGGCTTAAAATCATCAAAACTCTTTTTGAAGTATTCGTAATCTGGAAAATAGACGATATCAGCCTTAAGAAGACCTTTAGCAGCAGCTTCCTTTAGCAAATCTACACTCGCTCCCATAGTCCGCCCATCACAGATTGTAGTCTGCCCATAACTAAGCCACTCTTCCTGTGCTTTTTCCAAATCTCGTAAGGCCTGACTATTATCGTTGCCAGACTCGTGCGGAGCCATTTTCTTGGTTAAGGTAAGTAATGCCGTGAAACTAGCATTTTCCTCCAATTTACCATTCAGCTTTTTTGTCAAAGGGTCTCGACCGAAATGGCCTCCAGAGGGTTCTTTGGTCGATTCATCGATCCCAACCAAAGCCAGCATAGGCGAATTGGCCACACTCGCATGTCCAGATGCATGAATGGCAATAATAGGTACAGTGCTGCTAATGGCATCTAATTCGGCACGTGTGGGATGCCGATGTTCGACCATAATGGCATCGTCGTAGCCATTAGAGATAATAGGTTGGCCCGATTTAATCTTATGGGTGTCGATATAATCTCGTAAAACGTGCTGCAAATCATTTATAGAATTGACAGCCCCATAAGGTGATGGAGACAAGTCCACAGCTTGCATCATTCCTGCGCGTGAAGTCAAGTGTCCATGTGCATCTATGAAACCTGGCAGCAATGTTTTTCCCTTCAAATCGTATTGTTTGGTCGAATCAGATAGATATTGATAGGCGTCAGCTTTACTGCCCACAAATAATATCTTACCATCTCTGATGGCAACAGCCTCTACAGAATCTATTCCCTCCTCCATCGTGATAATATGACCACCAAAGTAAATAGTGTCTGCCACTTCGGACTGCCGTATCTGCTTACAGCTCAAAAAAGACAGCAGTAGAAAATATAAAAAGTAATACTTCATGGTTAGAAAATTAGTCTAAGATTAATAATCAATGAAAATACAATCGAACGTAGGTATTGTTTTAAGTTTTCAACTTGAAATATAAAACTCTTAAATAATCAATACCCCAAACTTTGCCAAGAATCAAAAAAGTAACCCTTAAATGGATATTTTAAAATAAGCAATGCGTCTCCTTAATGCTATTCATCACGAAAATACTCTTGGTCTGTCCAATACCGTCCACTTCAGAAAGTTGATTGACAAAAAAATCATGAAACTCATCCATACTGGAGGCTACAATTTTTAGCATAAAATCAAAATCACCTGAGATATTGTAAAATTCCAAAACTTCATCAAATCGCTTGACTTGATCGATGAACTGTGCAGCAGCTTTTTTGTTGTGAACACTCAGTGCAATCATACAAAGGACCATTATCCCACGATTTACCTGTTTTCTATCTATAATAGCGGTATACTCCTTAATAACTCCCTCTCGCTCTAGGCGTTTGATACGCTCATGCGTTGGAGTAGTGCTCAAACTAATACCTTGGGCCACTTCCCGTACGGTCATTTTCGCATTTCGCTGGAGTAGTGCGAGAATTTCATAATCCTTAGCGTCTAAATTGGATGGAGAGATGAGCGATTGTTCTCTTTTCATATCTTTGATGAGATTAAAACAGTAATAATATTCCAAATTTAACACAATTATCACCCACTTGTTCTAAATATTATTATTTTGTTTACTACACGTTCTACAAAACATACCTTTGCGGACTTAATTTCCGTAACATGACTATTAAAAAGAATATAGTTCTCATTCTTGCCTCCATGGGAACATTTGTGGAAGCTCTGGATATCGCAATTATCAATCTTACGATTCCTTCCATCCAGAGTCAATTCAACGTAGACAACGACACGGTACAGTGGCTACAAACACTTTATGTATTGTGTTTTGGTGGATTCATTATCATTGGAGGCAAACTCTCGGACAGTATAGGCCGAAAAAAGGTATTCATCGTAGGTTCCTTGATTTTCTTACTTTCGTCCCTAGGAGCTGGAGTAAGTGATCGTTTCGATTTCTTGGCCATATGCAGAGCCATCCAAGGTTTGGGTGCAGCCCTTATCATGCCATCAGCACTGTCGCTAGTAACCCATACGTTTACTGAGCCACGAGAAAGGAGTCGTGCAATAGGTATATTTAGCTCGTTTGCGGCAATTGGTTCGGGTAGTGGGCTTTCGTTCGGTGGCATCATCAGCACTTATTGGAGCTGGCACTGGGTCTTTCTCATCAATGTTCCTATCCTACTGCTGGTCGTTATTTCTGCTACGATATTTCTAGATAAAGATGTAAAAAATCTAGAAAACGAAAAACCGGACATTTTAACGGCAATTTTGTTAATAGCTGCCCCTTTATTGCTCACATATGGCATTCACAGTCTAACAGAGTTCGCTGAACACCCTATGCGTATCATCGTATCACTGACAACTTCCGCTGTATTGTTGTTTACATTATACCATCGTTTGAAAAAATCTGCCACCCCTCTGTTGGATCTCGAACTCTTCAAAGTGAAATCGCTAATGGTTTCGAATATGGCATTTTTCCTTCTGGGAGCCTTTTTCATTGGATTTTTATTCTTGATATCCATCATGTTTCAGAAAGATATGGGGCTTAGTGCAGCGACTTCGGGACTGCTATTGGTGCCATTCAGCATTCTATCTGCATTGGTGGCCAAATTTGCGCTACCACAAATATTAAAAGTGCTAGACTCTCAGAGATTGGGCATCTTGGGAATGGGATTCATGTTAACAGGTGGCATTTTATTGAGCATTTCCATTGTATCGCAACATCCTTTGGGTCTAATCCTATTGGCAGCCGCCTGTATTTCGGGAGTTGGAATGACGCTATGTTTTACGAGTTTGTCGGTACTCTCCATCACAGATGTCGATCCGCAGCACTATGGAATGGCTTCCAGCCTCACGAGTACCACCTACTTCTTAGGTGCCGGGATTGGACTATCGATACTTACTTTGATTATGAAAATATTTCCTTCTGCTTATTCGGTTAGTTTACTCAGCACTTCTGTGCTTTCTACCTACGGATTACTGGGTCTATTACTCATGATATACTATGTTAAAAGCAGAAAGCAAGTCTCTGACTTAGCATTAAAATCAGAATAACGATTCTAAAAACGAATATTCCAAGAGTGATTTGGACTCCGATAATAAATATTTATTATCGGAGTTCTTTTTTTTACTCTATTTTTTTTTGTATAATAGCTAACTAATAATCATTAAATAAACAAGTTATGAACAAAGCAGACCTTATTGGCAAAATTGCTGAAGAAGTTGGCATCACAAAATCCCAAGCGGAGAAAGCTATTAACAGCTTTACAGGTGCAGTATCAGGATCGTTAAAAAAAGGAGAACCGGTAATTTTAATCGGCTTCGGTACATTTTCAGTTTCTCAGCGTTCGGCAAGAACCGGTAGACACCCGCAGACTGGTGTAGCGCTGAAGATAAAAGCAAAGAAAGTTCCAAAATTCTCTCCAGGAAAGACATTAAAAGAAGTCGTTGCAAAGGCCAAATTACCGAAATAACCTGCCTGGCTCCTCAGCTTAGCCATAAATTGACTAGTTGAATAGCCCATAAGACGATTATGAAAAAGTATTATAGTTGAAAAAGAGCTCCTGTATGAGCACGTAGCGTGTGGCATACAGGGGTCTTTTTCCGCCCCCCCTCTTCCATGAACCAACTCCGTTTTTGAGAATATAGATTTACTTAAACTTGCTTCTCCACACTTCAAGTAAAAGATACGACACCACTCAAAAGTAGATTAAATAGGGATATACCGACACCTTAGTCTGAATTCTGTATCTTTGAGGCACGAGAATCATTACATGCAAAAAAGTATTACATCCACGATAATAAGTGTCTTTCTTTTACTGAGTTTCGCAACAAAACTAATGGGGCAACAGCTCCCTAGGGTGGGGCATCCTTGGGTACAGCAATATACCAAATTCAATTATAACGCCGGTAACCAAAATTGGTCTTTGGCGACTGATTCAATGGGCATTATCTATGTAGGCAATGGAGACGGACTGTTACAATTTGACGGACAGAGCTGGAGTCTACACACTTTGCCCAATAAATCTACCGTGAGAGCGGTGACTATAGGTCTGGATCAAAAGATATATACGGGTGGGCTGGCCGAATTTGGCTATTGGGAAAAGTCGAAAGCTGGAAAACTGCATTACAAAAGCCTGACCCCACTTGTGGATAAGGAAGCAATAAGCAAAGATGAAATCTGGAAAATCATCCTGGATGGCAAAAGAGTAATCTTTCAATCATTTGCTAGTTTGTATTGCTATGAAAATGGGAAAATGTCCCGGATTAGTGAACAAGGTAAACCCTTTCTATTCGCCTTCAAAGCAAATAATAGAATTTTCACCGAAATAATCCCTGACGGCTTATTTGAATTAAAAGGTAGCACTTTGGTACCCTTACCGGGTAAGGAAAAACTAATTGGCCAAAATATACTATCTATACTTCCCCTTACGGAGCACTCGTTCTTAATAGGAACGGCCAAAGATGGATTGTATCAATATGATAATCAAAATGGAATACGAAAATGGGAGAATGAAATCGATAATAGACTTAAAAACGCGCAACTCAACAATGGAATTAAGCTTTTAAATGACTATTATGCCTATGGAACCATCTTAGATGGAATATTCATTCTGAATAAAAACGGACAGCTCATCCAGCATATCAATAGACAAAATGGCCTGCAAAATAATACGATACTCTCGTTAGCGATCGACCATCAACATCAAATCTGGGCCGGGTTGGACAATGGGATAGCCAGAATAGATGTGCAATCACCCCTGTATTTTTACAGCGACAATTCTGGGAGTATTGGAATGATATACAGTGCCAAGATATACAAAGGGAACTTGTACTTAGGAACCAACCAAGGATTGTTCTATAGCCAATGGTCGGACAATCACACACAACGACCTCTGAATTTTAAACTAATCAATGGCTCGCAGGGGCAAGTTTGGGATTTAACAATCATCAATGGCGACCTGATTTGCGGTCATAATGACGGTACCTTTGCCGTATCGGGCGAGCAATTCCGTAAAATATCAGACCTAACGGGTGGATGGACGACGAAGCAGATAAAAGGGCATCCGGCACTTTTGATCCAGGGAAACTATACTGGTATTGCGATTTTCAAAAACCAAGATAACAACTGGAAACTATCCTGGAAAGTTCCAGATTTTGACCTACCGATCAATACGATAGAGCAGAAGTCTGAATTCCAATTCTGGATCAGTGGACCTCAGGGGCTCAGTTTGATCAAGATGGACACTGCCTACCGTCACATCTTGCAAAAAAAATCTTACGGGACGAAAGAAGGTCTTCCTTCCAATATGGGCAATTATGCCGCTAACCTCGATAATACAACCCTATTTTCAACGGATTCAGGCTTTTACAAATATGATGAGATTGCTGACAGCTTCTCCCCACATCAATTCTTAAACAAAGAGCTCGGGCCGTATGCTTACTCCAATAAGATAATACAGGCTTACCCAAGACAATATTGGTTCATCAACCAAACAAATATTGCGTATGTAGGTTTTCTTCCCAACGGAAAGTTGAAAATCGATTCGGCGAGTTTTGCGATTCTGAAAAACCAGATGATCAAATACTATGAAAACATCAATAAGGTAAGCGCCGATTTATTTCTGATCAGCTTGGACAACGGCTTTGCCCTTTACAATACACAATCCACTCTTCTAAAAAGGAATACGACTCCTTCGCCTATAATTCAAGGAATCTTTAATACCACCAAAGAGGTCACACAATTAGACCTTGTCGATGACGAACTGGAGATACCTTACACATCCAATAATATACGGATACGCTTCGCCCTTCCCTGGTATAGCCAGAAAGCCATTAAATTTCAATATTTTCTAGATGGTTACTCAGAAGAGTGGTCCCACTGGTCTGAAGAATTTCAAAAGGATTTCACTAATCTACGAAATAGGAGTTATGTCTTTAAGGTAAGGGCTTTGTTACCTGACGGCACCATTACGGGTGAAACGGAGCTAGCTTTCACTATCCTTCCTCCCTGGTATCTGAGCTGGTGGGCGCTCTTTATATATTTCTTGATGCTACTGGCCGCTGCACATTATACAAAAGTATGGTATGAGAGAAAACTGGAAAAACATAGGGTATTGCTTCGAGACAAGTTGACGAGGCAACAAGAAGAAGCCATAAAAAGGGAAATAGAACAAACTGATAAGCAATTGGTGCAATTGAAAAACGAGCAATTGGAGCACGAGCTGGCCAGCAAAAACCGAGAATTGGCCAACTCGGCCATGAACATCGTTTATAAAAACGAACTTCTAAACAACATCCACAACGAGTTGGTGGAACTAAAGGATAATGATGGTAAAAAATTGTCTAGCGAACATGTTAAAAAAATAAGTAAGATTATCGACGAAGCATACAATGATGAGAGGGACTGGAATATTTTTGAAAAAAGCTTCAATGAAGCACATGAAAACTTCTTCAAGAAATTGAAGAAAAACTATCCAGCTTTGATACCCAATGACCTCAAATTGTGCGCGTACCTCCGAATGAATATGAGCAGTAAAGAGATCGCTTCGCTCTTGAATATTACCACTCGCGGAGTAGAAATTAGACGTTATAGATTGCGAAAAAAACTAAACATTCCAACTGAAAAGAACCTTTCCGAATTCTTAATGGAGGTCTAACGAACCTCCCAAAAAACTACAACACTTCATAAAAAAAGATATTATCACTACATCATTACCTCACATCTCCATATGTGTAAAAACAACACTATGTCATGTTATGCACATTGCCCCATAACACACATATAAAATTGACTATCAAAACATTAATAACTTTTTTCTGTTAATATAGTAACACACTAATAATTGGGTGTATTAATGTAGAGGTATACAACATTGCATTTACACCCCATACATCACATCTTTGTGAGATGTTTAGTGCAGCCCGAATGATTATAACAACCAGTTATGATGAGGAAAATTCGAAAAACAAAAGGACTGACTAGGCATTAATTAAAACACATTTCATTATTTAACTAAACAAGCACATGAGGAACTTTTTTACTTATCTCATACTGGTCATTAGTTTGACACTGTCCTCACCCCTATTTGGACAGCAGACATCAGTACGAGGAAACGTCAAAGACGGCAGCACAGGACTAGCTATTGCGGGGGTGACAATTGCGGTCAAAGGGGGGACAACTGCTGCTCAAAGTAGCGATCAAGGAGACTTCACCATCCAGGCCAACCCTACAGATGTATTACAAATCAGATACCTGGGATACATTACACAAGACATACCTATCAATAACCAGACTTCAATCAATATCAGTTTGCTGCCCGATAGCGAAGCTTTGGAAGAAGTTGTAGTCATTGGTTACGGAACAGCTGCTAAACGAGACCTAACAGGATCTATCGCATCTGTGAGCGGTAAGGATGTTGCTGACAAACCATCACCTAATCCGATTTCTTCTATTCAAGGAAAAGTGGCCGGTGTCCAAATCACAAACAGTGGTGAGCCAGGCGCAGCTCCCAACGTCAAAATAAGAGGAACGAACTCCATCAATGGGGCATCTCCTTTATATGTAGTCGACGGGATCCTGAATGATAACATCAATTTCTTGAATCCATCTGATATCGAATCCATGGAAATCTTGAAAGACCCTTCTTCTCTGGCCATATTCGGGGTACGGGGCGCCAACGGTGTAATCATTATTTCCACTAAATCGGCAAAACAGGGTGATCTAAATTTCAACTTCAACTCTACTTTGGGATTCAAAGATGTGAATCACCGCATGAAAATGACAGATGCTGAAGGCTTTAAAACGTTATATAATGAGCAAAGACAGAACGAGGGGGCACAATCTTTTGACTATACAGATTGGAATGGAAATACCAACTGGCAAGACCAGATCTTCCAAAAGGGCATCTTAAACTACAACAACTTAAGTGTAAGCGGAGCTACAGAAAAGAACAAGTTTTACATGGGCTTGGGCTACACAACAGAAGACGGGGTAGTCAAACATGAGGAATACAAGAAACTCACGATCAACATCAATGACGAATTGAAGATTACAAATAACTTCAAAGTAGGAATGAATTTCAGTGGCTACAAGGCCAGTTTACCACAGATTCAAAGTGGACTCATCAATACGGCCATTATTGCATCTCCTGTCACGCCGATCTACAATGACCAATATGGCCTATACTATAATACCCCACCATTTCAAACGCCACAGATCTATTCACCAATGGTAGGGCTCGAACTCCGGAAGAATACACGGATCAGTGACGAATACAGAGCGGTAGGAAGTGTATTTGCCGAATTGACCTTCCTAGAGCATTTCACAGCAAAAGCCTCCTTCTTGTATGACTATGGGTTCAACGGCATCAGAAGCTATACGCCAATCGTGGATGTGTATGATCCCAATATACAAGGTGATGATAAGACAAGTAGGTTAGTGCGAACAACAGGTGTATCTCAAGAGCAAAATACATTCAAAAAAGCACAGAGCGATTGGCTTTTGACCTATAAGAATGCTTGGGGCAATCATAACCTAACGGCAACAGCAGGTTTTACGACCTATTACAGAGGATATGAAGGTATTATCACAAATGTAGGCCAAGGAAATGGAGAACCCATTCCAAACGATCCGCGTTTCTTTTACACAACGATGGGAGATCAAACCACAAGGTCTATTGGGGGAACCCAATGGGAGCGTGCCACCCTATCATACCTCGTCAGAGGACTCTACAATTATAAAGGGAGATATTTACTGAACGGATCATTTAGAAGAGATGGATCATCTGCATTTTTGGGATCGAATAGATGGCAAAACTCTGGAGCTATTGGTGCAGGTTGGATAGTATCTGAAGAATCCTTTATGCAGGACCAACAATTATTTGATAATTTGAAAATTAAAGGTTCTTGGGGTATTTTGGGCAATGAAAACACCGGCGATGGATACCGTTACCCAGTCTATCCGACCCTAGTGACTGGAAGTTCTACGTCTTTTGGCAACAATATCTATCCTGCGCTATCACCGGCCTATTCTCCAGACCCTAACCTACGTTGGGAGTCCGTACATTCTTGGGAAGCAGGCTTTGAAGCTAAGATGTTAAGAAATAGATTGAGTCTAGAGGCTGTCTATTACGACAAAAAAACCAAAGATATATTAGTAGAAGTACCGGGTGTAAATGGTTTCCTTCCGATTTTGCGCAATGCTGGTGAAATCCAAAACAAAGGGTTCGAGTTTTCGGCAGGTTGGAATCAAGACCTTACAGAAGATTTAAAATTAGGTGTGAATGCCAACTTGACCACACTTAACAACAAAGTACTGAATTTGGTCGATCAGGATTTTGCGATCTTGGCGGGTAACGGGGTATCTCGTACGATGTCGGGACAACCGGTGGGATATTTTTATGGCTTAAGGACAAATGGAGTGTATCAAAACCAGGCTGAAATCGACGCAGGACCGAAATCCGGTCTAGGTCAAGCTTTCAAACCTGGGGATATCAAATACATCGACATCAACAACGATGGCACCATCAATACCCAGGATAGAACGATTATTGGCAACCCTACTCCGGATTTCATCTACGGGTTTTCCGTCAACTTGAGTTACAAAAACTTTGATTTAGGAACGGAATTCATGGGCGTATCGGGCAATGAAATTATTCGTACTTGGAACAGAAACCAATATTCCACTTTCAACTTCTTAGAAGATCGCTTAGGAAGGTGGCATGGAGAAGGAACCTCTAACTTTGAACCCATCATGGACTCCAAACGAACTAACAACCGAGAGTTCTCTTCTTATTTTATTGAAGATGGAAGTTTCTTCCGGGTACGGAATATCCAATTAGGCTATAACTTCAGGAAAGAATCCCTCGAGAGGATAAAACTAAAATCCTTGCGATTGTTCCTGAATGCACAGAACCCATTTACGTTTTCTAACAATACCGGATTTACTCCTGAAATTGGCGGAAGTGCAATAGCTGTAGGTGTGGACAACGGAACGTATCCGCTTCCGGCTATTTATACTGTA encodes:
- a CDS encoding HU family DNA-binding protein, which encodes MNKADLIGKIAEEVGITKSQAEKAINSFTGAVSGSLKKGEPVILIGFGTFSVSQRSARTGRHPQTGVALKIKAKKVPKFSPGKTLKEVVAKAKLPK
- a CDS encoding SusC/RagA family TonB-linked outer membrane protein; amino-acid sequence: MRNFFTYLILVISLTLSSPLFGQQTSVRGNVKDGSTGLAIAGVTIAVKGGTTAAQSSDQGDFTIQANPTDVLQIRYLGYITQDIPINNQTSINISLLPDSEALEEVVVIGYGTAAKRDLTGSIASVSGKDVADKPSPNPISSIQGKVAGVQITNSGEPGAAPNVKIRGTNSINGASPLYVVDGILNDNINFLNPSDIESMEILKDPSSLAIFGVRGANGVIIISTKSAKQGDLNFNFNSTLGFKDVNHRMKMTDAEGFKTLYNEQRQNEGAQSFDYTDWNGNTNWQDQIFQKGILNYNNLSVSGATEKNKFYMGLGYTTEDGVVKHEEYKKLTININDELKITNNFKVGMNFSGYKASLPQIQSGLINTAIIASPVTPIYNDQYGLYYNTPPFQTPQIYSPMVGLELRKNTRISDEYRAVGSVFAELTFLEHFTAKASFLYDYGFNGIRSYTPIVDVYDPNIQGDDKTSRLVRTTGVSQEQNTFKKAQSDWLLTYKNAWGNHNLTATAGFTTYYRGYEGIITNVGQGNGEPIPNDPRFFYTTMGDQTTRSIGGTQWERATLSYLVRGLYNYKGRYLLNGSFRRDGSSAFLGSNRWQNSGAIGAGWIVSEESFMQDQQLFDNLKIKGSWGILGNENTGDGYRYPVYPTLVTGSSTSFGNNIYPALSPAYSPDPNLRWESVHSWEAGFEAKMLRNRLSLEAVYYDKKTKDILVEVPGVNGFLPILRNAGEIQNKGFEFSAGWNQDLTEDLKLGVNANLTTLNNKVLNLVDQDFAILAGNGVSRTMSGQPVGYFYGLRTNGVYQNQAEIDAGPKSGLGQAFKPGDIKYIDINNDGTINTQDRTIIGNPTPDFIYGFSVNLSYKNFDLGTEFMGVSGNEIIRTWNRNQYSTFNFLEDRLGRWHGEGTSNFEPIMDSKRTNNREFSSYFIEDGSFFRVRNIQLGYNFRKESLERIKLKSLRLFLNAQNPFTFSNNTGFTPEIGGSAIAVGVDNGTYPLPAIYTVGVNVNF
- a CDS encoding Lrp/AsnC family transcriptional regulator produces the protein MKREQSLISPSNLDAKDYEILALLQRNAKMTVREVAQGISLSTTPTHERIKRLEREGVIKEYTAIIDRKQVNRGIMVLCMIALSVHNKKAAAQFIDQVKRFDEVLEFYNISGDFDFMLKIVASSMDEFHDFFVNQLSEVDGIGQTKSIFVMNSIKETHCLF
- a CDS encoding amidohydrolase — protein: MKYYFLYFLLLSFLSCKQIRQSEVADTIYFGGHIITMEEGIDSVEAVAIRDGKILFVGSKADAYQYLSDSTKQYDLKGKTLLPGFIDAHGHLTSRAGMMQAVDLSPSPYGAVNSINDLQHVLRDYIDTHKIKSGQPIISNGYDDAIMVEHRHPTRAELDAISSTVPIIAIHASGHASVANSPMLALVGIDESTKEPSGGHFGRDPLTKKLNGKLEENASFTALLTLTKKMAPHESGNDNSQALRDLEKAQEEWLSYGQTTICDGRTMGASVDLLKEAAAKGLLKADIVYFPDYEYFKKSFDDFKPEYMVYKDRLKLGGFKFSDDGSPQGKTAWLTQPYLVPPEGKGADYKGFPIFEDTTLYNDLKTLFSNNITAQMHVNGDAAIDQAIRVIKQLKDEGIYRPELRATLIHVQNSRPDHIQKIKDIGVIPSYFSTHVYLWGDWHYSSVFGPERAAFISPAQSAIKAGILFTMHHDSPVTPPDLITAMYSAVNRKTRSGRILGPDERISAMNALKAITINAAYQYHEEDSKGSLKAGKLADLVVLDQNPLTIDPLKMRDIKVLETIKEGKTVYLRN
- a CDS encoding transcriptional regulator, with amino-acid sequence MGQQLPRVGHPWVQQYTKFNYNAGNQNWSLATDSMGIIYVGNGDGLLQFDGQSWSLHTLPNKSTVRAVTIGLDQKIYTGGLAEFGYWEKSKAGKLHYKSLTPLVDKEAISKDEIWKIILDGKRVIFQSFASLYCYENGKMSRISEQGKPFLFAFKANNRIFTEIIPDGLFELKGSTLVPLPGKEKLIGQNILSILPLTEHSFLIGTAKDGLYQYDNQNGIRKWENEIDNRLKNAQLNNGIKLLNDYYAYGTILDGIFILNKNGQLIQHINRQNGLQNNTILSLAIDHQHQIWAGLDNGIARIDVQSPLYFYSDNSGSIGMIYSAKIYKGNLYLGTNQGLFYSQWSDNHTQRPLNFKLINGSQGQVWDLTIINGDLICGHNDGTFAVSGEQFRKISDLTGGWTTKQIKGHPALLIQGNYTGIAIFKNQDNNWKLSWKVPDFDLPINTIEQKSEFQFWISGPQGLSLIKMDTAYRHILQKKSYGTKEGLPSNMGNYAANLDNTTLFSTDSGFYKYDEIADSFSPHQFLNKELGPYAYSNKIIQAYPRQYWFINQTNIAYVGFLPNGKLKIDSASFAILKNQMIKYYENINKVSADLFLISLDNGFALYNTQSTLLKRNTTPSPIIQGIFNTTKEVTQLDLVDDELEIPYTSNNIRIRFALPWYSQKAIKFQYFLDGYSEEWSHWSEEFQKDFTNLRNRSYVFKVRALLPDGTITGETELAFTILPPWYLSWWALFIYFLMLLAAAHYTKVWYERKLEKHRVLLRDKLTRQQEEAIKREIEQTDKQLVQLKNEQLEHELASKNRELANSAMNIVYKNELLNNIHNELVELKDNDGKKLSSEHVKKISKIIDEAYNDERDWNIFEKSFNEAHENFFKKLKKNYPALIPNDLKLCAYLRMNMSSKEIASLLNITTRGVEIRRYRLRKKLNIPTEKNLSEFLMEV
- a CDS encoding SphA family protein, with protein sequence MKKIYFFVVALLCNSQLFAQGHYTGSSLNPNDYFAPHPGWIIPVWYGFADMNYYNAAGDRSDQLINPAPDNPTELNIKQNVKTHSFILMAIYGGKGKILGADWGMMIIPTLNSPTANIALDYYASQTGSGNYVFTNKSLGIGDMYIQPVWLSWTKGKFSYAVNYGVWAPTGRYKPHDLDNGGHGYWSHNMRVAGKMKPIPKVSVSVATTLEVNQWQKDTDFKEGSHFSVDVGGSYLLDKRGDEIGVFGHYLTQVSDDKGTNGGFASDRIAGIGAFGSYWLKPMRVGLMLRVTQNFGAKNRFAGTAVQTGVNFLIPSTSTH
- a CDS encoding MFS transporter, with the protein product MTIKKNIVLILASMGTFVEALDIAIINLTIPSIQSQFNVDNDTVQWLQTLYVLCFGGFIIIGGKLSDSIGRKKVFIVGSLIFLLSSLGAGVSDRFDFLAICRAIQGLGAALIMPSALSLVTHTFTEPRERSRAIGIFSSFAAIGSGSGLSFGGIISTYWSWHWVFLINVPILLLVVISATIFLDKDVKNLENEKPDILTAILLIAAPLLLTYGIHSLTEFAEHPMRIIVSLTTSAVLLFTLYHRLKKSATPLLDLELFKVKSLMVSNMAFFLLGAFFIGFLFLISIMFQKDMGLSAATSGLLLVPFSILSALVAKFALPQILKVLDSQRLGILGMGFMLTGGILLSISIVSQHPLGLILLAAACISGVGMTLCFTSLSVLSITDVDPQHYGMASSLTSTTYFLGAGIGLSILTLIMKIFPSAYSVSLLSTSVLSTYGLLGLLLMIYYVKSRKQVSDLALKSE